A portion of the Colius striatus isolate bColStr4 chromosome 1, bColStr4.1.hap1, whole genome shotgun sequence genome contains these proteins:
- the MRPL57 gene encoding large ribosomal subunit protein mL63: protein MFLTTVLLRKSIPGKQWIGKYRRPRVVTLAMKLAMIRRLEIEAENEYWLSRPYLTREQEYKHNTEGRLAKWEAFKLMKKAKFPKHRYISDDLNHLNVTKRWTS from the coding sequence ATGTTCTTAACAACAGTATTACTCCGAAAGAGCATTCCCGGAAAGCAATGGATTGGCAAGTACAGGCGACCAAGAGTGGTTACCCTTGCAATGAAGCTAGCGATGATCCGAAGGCTGGAAATTGAAGCAGAGAATGAATATTGGCTGAGTCGACCTTACTTGACACGGGAACAGGAGTACAAACATAATACAGAAGGGAGGCTTGCAAAATGGGAAGCTTTCAAACTCATGAAGAAAGCCAAGTTCCCTAAGCACAGATATATCAGTGACGATTTGAACCACCTAAACGTGACGAAAAGGTGGACCTCTTGA
- the SKA3 gene encoding spindle and kinetochore-associated protein 3 isoform X3, whose product MKASEILMQRNAADLGKIRELFQKYDDKPHAATEREEGEVSSDSVVSVQNKPEEEKPDDVPHLSACAEKPPAPKDLLQNPQLSDFGLSHYAFSKPCSAVKGQQAANAGQGNSNNRTPLQTHTPRVLPKTPKCMLQMDDYVCATPKLEHFGISEHTMCLNEDYTMSLIRKTAQICNKLVKDNHEVKVPEMTSREIMVTPGPKPKVTAENAADWMTSPMVLVFCTPDMKSASRRNNTVLPRSPEKNESPLPSHAETPRFPDFETRWLKTEAKQVKQGEKTESVTKNDVTEKQCVEERIPFAMSSDEYLKHFEDPSPPKIKHYDQLLSTPPPPEITRIPDDVLQILSKYNRQVDTSKAKEMEAKAGSATKYKSDFTDYSNKENRAYPGFFKPNI is encoded by the exons ATGAAGGCAAGTGAAATACTGATGCAAAGAAATGCTGCAGATCTTGGAAAAATAAGAGAGCTGTTCCAGAAATATGACGACAAACCACATGCTGCTACAG aaagggaagaaggagaagtTAGCAGTGATTCAGTGGTGTCTGTCCAGAATAAacctgaagaagaaaaaccagATGATGTACCTCACCTTTCTGCCTGTGCAGAGAAGCCACCGGCACCCAAAGACCTGCTGCAGAACCCCCAGCTCTCTGACTTTGGTCTTTCCCACTATGCTTTTTCCAAGCCTTGCAGCGCAGTGAAAGGGCAGCAAGCTGCAAACGCCGGCCAAGGAAATTCAAACAACAGGACTCCACTACAAACACACACCCCCCGTGTTTTACCCAAAACACCAAAATGTATGCTGCAGATGGACGATTATGTGTGTGCAACACCAAAACTTGAGCACTTTGGCATTAGTGAGCATACCATGTGTTTGAATGAAGATTATACAATGTCACTTATTCGTAAAACTGCTCAGATCTGCAATAA gttGGTTAAAGACAATCATGAAGTGAAGGTACCAGAAATGACATCCAGGGAAATCATGGTTACTCCTGGACCAAAACCAAAAGTGACAGCTGAGAATG CAGCTGACTGGATGACTTCTCCTATGGTACTTGTGTTCTGTACTCCTGATATGAAAAGCGCTTCCAGAAGAAATAATACAGTGTTACCGAGGTCACCAGAGAAAAACGAATCGCCTCTTCCCAGTCATGCAGAAACACCACGGTTTCCAGACTTTGAAACGAGATGGCTAAAAACGGAAGCTAAG CAGGTAAAGCAAGGGGAAAAGACTGAGTCAGTGACAAAGAATGATGTGACAGAGAAACAATGTGTAGAAGAAAGGATTCCTTTTGCTATGAGCTCTGACGAGTATCTTAAACATTTTGAGGACCCTTCTCCtccaaaaataaaacactaTGACCAGTTACTCAGTACTCCTCCACCTCCAGAAATAACCAGGATACCAGATGATGTTCTACAG ATTCTGTCCAAGTATAATCGTCAAGTAGATACTTCTAAAGCCAAAGAAATGGAAGCCAAGGCAGGGAGTGCTACGAAATATAAAAGTGATTTCACTGATTACAGCAACAAAGAGAACAG AGCATATCCTGGATTTTTCAAGCCAAACATCTGA
- the SKA3 gene encoding spindle and kinetochore-associated protein 3 isoform X1 — MSVCTEFFGKLRALALTLEKETGQLERALRREDADYEDEPPVRVLHDLHCELRALKEDVNASLSKSCSEKQEIDEFMKASEILMQRNAADLGKIRELFQKYDDKPHAATEREEGEVSSDSVVSVQNKPEEEKPDDVPHLSACAEKPPAPKDLLQNPQLSDFGLSHYAFSKPCSAVKGQQAANAGQGNSNNRTPLQTHTPRVLPKTPKCMLQMDDYVCATPKLEHFGISEHTMCLNEDYTMSLIRKTAQICNKLVKDNHEVKVPEMTSREIMVTPGPKPKVTAENAADWMTSPMVLVFCTPDMKSASRRNNTVLPRSPEKNESPLPSHAETPRFPDFETRWLKTEAKQVKQGEKTESVTKNDVTEKQCVEERIPFAMSSDEYLKHFEDPSPPKIKHYDQLLSTPPPPEITRIPDDVLQILSKYNRQVDTSKAKEMEAKAGSATKYKSDFTDYSNKENRAYPGFFKPNI; from the exons ATGAGCGTGTGCACGGAGTTCTTCGGGAAGCTGCGCGCCCTCGCTCTGACCCTGGAGAAGGAGACGGGGCAGCTCGAGAGGGCACTACGCAGAGAGGACGCGG ACTATGAAGATGAACCTCCAGTAAGAGTCTTACATGACCTGCATTGTGAACTGAGGGCACTGAAG GAAGATGTTAATGCCAGTCTTAGTAAGAGCtgctctgaaaaacaagaaattgaCGAGTTTATGAAGGCAAGTGAAATACTGATGCAAAGAAATGCTGCAGATCTTGGAAAAATAAGAGAGCTGTTCCAGAAATATGACGACAAACCACATGCTGCTACAG aaagggaagaaggagaagtTAGCAGTGATTCAGTGGTGTCTGTCCAGAATAAacctgaagaagaaaaaccagATGATGTACCTCACCTTTCTGCCTGTGCAGAGAAGCCACCGGCACCCAAAGACCTGCTGCAGAACCCCCAGCTCTCTGACTTTGGTCTTTCCCACTATGCTTTTTCCAAGCCTTGCAGCGCAGTGAAAGGGCAGCAAGCTGCAAACGCCGGCCAAGGAAATTCAAACAACAGGACTCCACTACAAACACACACCCCCCGTGTTTTACCCAAAACACCAAAATGTATGCTGCAGATGGACGATTATGTGTGTGCAACACCAAAACTTGAGCACTTTGGCATTAGTGAGCATACCATGTGTTTGAATGAAGATTATACAATGTCACTTATTCGTAAAACTGCTCAGATCTGCAATAA gttGGTTAAAGACAATCATGAAGTGAAGGTACCAGAAATGACATCCAGGGAAATCATGGTTACTCCTGGACCAAAACCAAAAGTGACAGCTGAGAATG CAGCTGACTGGATGACTTCTCCTATGGTACTTGTGTTCTGTACTCCTGATATGAAAAGCGCTTCCAGAAGAAATAATACAGTGTTACCGAGGTCACCAGAGAAAAACGAATCGCCTCTTCCCAGTCATGCAGAAACACCACGGTTTCCAGACTTTGAAACGAGATGGCTAAAAACGGAAGCTAAG CAGGTAAAGCAAGGGGAAAAGACTGAGTCAGTGACAAAGAATGATGTGACAGAGAAACAATGTGTAGAAGAAAGGATTCCTTTTGCTATGAGCTCTGACGAGTATCTTAAACATTTTGAGGACCCTTCTCCtccaaaaataaaacactaTGACCAGTTACTCAGTACTCCTCCACCTCCAGAAATAACCAGGATACCAGATGATGTTCTACAG ATTCTGTCCAAGTATAATCGTCAAGTAGATACTTCTAAAGCCAAAGAAATGGAAGCCAAGGCAGGGAGTGCTACGAAATATAAAAGTGATTTCACTGATTACAGCAACAAAGAGAACAG AGCATATCCTGGATTTTTCAAGCCAAACATCTGA
- the SKA3 gene encoding spindle and kinetochore-associated protein 3 isoform X2: MSVCTEFFGKLRALALTLEKETGQLERALRREDADYEDEPPVRVLHDLHCELRALKEDVNASLSKSCSEKQEIDEFMKASEILMQRNAADLGKIRELFQKYDDKPHAATEREEGEVSSDSVVSVQNKPEEEKPDDVPHLSACAEKPPAPKDLLQNPQLSDFGLSHYAFSKPCSAVKGQQAANAGQGNSNNRTPLQTHTPRVLPKTPKCMLQMDDYVCATPKLEHFGISEHTMCLNEDYTMSLIRKTAQICNKLVKDNHEVKVPEMTSREIMVTPGPKPKVTAENAADWMTSPMVLVFCTPDMKSASRRNNTVLPRSPEKNESPLPSHAETPRFPDFETRWLKTEAKVKQGEKTESVTKNDVTEKQCVEERIPFAMSSDEYLKHFEDPSPPKIKHYDQLLSTPPPPEITRIPDDVLQILSKYNRQVDTSKAKEMEAKAGSATKYKSDFTDYSNKENRAYPGFFKPNI; encoded by the exons ATGAGCGTGTGCACGGAGTTCTTCGGGAAGCTGCGCGCCCTCGCTCTGACCCTGGAGAAGGAGACGGGGCAGCTCGAGAGGGCACTACGCAGAGAGGACGCGG ACTATGAAGATGAACCTCCAGTAAGAGTCTTACATGACCTGCATTGTGAACTGAGGGCACTGAAG GAAGATGTTAATGCCAGTCTTAGTAAGAGCtgctctgaaaaacaagaaattgaCGAGTTTATGAAGGCAAGTGAAATACTGATGCAAAGAAATGCTGCAGATCTTGGAAAAATAAGAGAGCTGTTCCAGAAATATGACGACAAACCACATGCTGCTACAG aaagggaagaaggagaagtTAGCAGTGATTCAGTGGTGTCTGTCCAGAATAAacctgaagaagaaaaaccagATGATGTACCTCACCTTTCTGCCTGTGCAGAGAAGCCACCGGCACCCAAAGACCTGCTGCAGAACCCCCAGCTCTCTGACTTTGGTCTTTCCCACTATGCTTTTTCCAAGCCTTGCAGCGCAGTGAAAGGGCAGCAAGCTGCAAACGCCGGCCAAGGAAATTCAAACAACAGGACTCCACTACAAACACACACCCCCCGTGTTTTACCCAAAACACCAAAATGTATGCTGCAGATGGACGATTATGTGTGTGCAACACCAAAACTTGAGCACTTTGGCATTAGTGAGCATACCATGTGTTTGAATGAAGATTATACAATGTCACTTATTCGTAAAACTGCTCAGATCTGCAATAA gttGGTTAAAGACAATCATGAAGTGAAGGTACCAGAAATGACATCCAGGGAAATCATGGTTACTCCTGGACCAAAACCAAAAGTGACAGCTGAGAATG CAGCTGACTGGATGACTTCTCCTATGGTACTTGTGTTCTGTACTCCTGATATGAAAAGCGCTTCCAGAAGAAATAATACAGTGTTACCGAGGTCACCAGAGAAAAACGAATCGCCTCTTCCCAGTCATGCAGAAACACCACGGTTTCCAGACTTTGAAACGAGATGGCTAAAAACGGAAGCTAAG GTAAAGCAAGGGGAAAAGACTGAGTCAGTGACAAAGAATGATGTGACAGAGAAACAATGTGTAGAAGAAAGGATTCCTTTTGCTATGAGCTCTGACGAGTATCTTAAACATTTTGAGGACCCTTCTCCtccaaaaataaaacactaTGACCAGTTACTCAGTACTCCTCCACCTCCAGAAATAACCAGGATACCAGATGATGTTCTACAG ATTCTGTCCAAGTATAATCGTCAAGTAGATACTTCTAAAGCCAAAGAAATGGAAGCCAAGGCAGGGAGTGCTACGAAATATAAAAGTGATTTCACTGATTACAGCAACAAAGAGAACAG AGCATATCCTGGATTTTTCAAGCCAAACATCTGA